AGCAGTCGCGTATGCAGTATCGTCATCCACGCACAGGCGAAACCTTCGTATTGTACTATAATCGTTCGTCACAGCAGCGCTGGTCCCCAACACTTGCCCAGCGACCGGATAATGTGCTGTCCTTACGCAAATGGGATGCAGGATTGGAAAAGGAGTACAATTTTATTTTCGATGCTAAGTATAAGCTGGATGTAGCGGAGCAAGGATCGGAGTATCATCGGCGGTATGGATTGCCGGGACCGCAGGAGGACGATATAAATACAATGCACCGGTATCGGGATGCGATTGTGCATCTGGCAGAAGAGCAGTCTGCCGAAGAGCATCGTTTGCGATATGAGCGTAGTATGTACGGTGCGTATGTGCTGTTTCCGTATGGAAATGAGCAGCAGTATACGCAGCATCACTTCTATAAAAGTGTGCGTAAAATCAATGTCGGTGCCTTACCATTTCTACCCAATGCGACGTCGCTGGTTGAGCAATTTCTGGATGAACTGATTGCGGACAGCCCAGAACAGGCATACGAGCGGGCAACGGTGCCGCAGCGGACGGACGAATATTATACGGATAAGATGCAGCAGCGTCAGCGTAATATGCTGGTCGGATCAGTGCGCGGACAAGAGCAGGTGGAGCTAGCGTTAGAGCACCGATTTTATCATGTACCGCTGCGAAATCTAGGCGATGCACAGCAGGTGACGTCCGTGGAATATGTAGCGATGTATCAATCGAAGCGGGTATTTGGTGCAGAGCAGGCGGGGATTCATTATTATGGACGTGTGACAGGCTGGCAGATTATGCCGCGCGGGCAGATTGCCGAATTACCGCGTAACGAGCGCCGAGACGGGCAGCTGTATGTAAAATTTACTGTGGAAACGTGGCAGCAGTTGGAACGAGCCATTGTGCCGGGTGGACAGGGGATTTATACGCTGCTGTATACGAGCAAGTATATGTTCGACCGTGCGCAGGAGTTAGCGGAGCTACGGCTGAACGATGAACAGCAGCTTCGTGAATGGCGGGAGAAGCGTCGTCAAGGTCGTGTAAAAGTGACGTTGGATCAGCATTATGTGGATCAGGCGGAGCAGGTACTGGATATTACGGTGCAGCCGTCCACAGAGCAGAAGTGATGTACGCTGTGTTATGACCTACCATCATTGAAAAGACGCAATCATCGAAAGATAGATTCAGCATGAGTTTGAACGATTCGTGACAGATGCTTCGTATTAGCAGCTTGGGTAGCCCATTTATGTCTATATGTTGTAACCACAATGTCCTTAACGCGTAATAAAGGTAATTCAATAGTATCTTTATGGGCGGTGGAGGGATTAGATGAAGCATTTTTTGGGAAAAGGGCGTATCATTCGCTGGATTGAGGTTATTGTCGTCTGGATCGTGTTGGCACGAATCTTTGGCGTGATGTCGCATATGGCATTTTTCGGAATTGGTCTGATGGCGCAGCTACTCATGTACCAGATGTATGAGCAGCAAAAAGAAAGCAAGGGCGATACGCGGGTGAAGCGCTTTTGGTTAGCAGGCTTGACCGGATTGGTAACACTAGCGAGCGCAGTGAATGCGTTCTGGGCAGAGTATGATGCGTGGTGGTTCAAGACATTTATGGTGCTGTTCTGGTTGTTTTGCAGCTATGGAGCCTTGCGTATGTACCGGGAAACGAGCAAGCTGTCTACGGGTAAAGGGAAGGCAGCTATTGGACGAGCAAAGTAATCAAAGTAATGGTCTTGGGCGACTATAGGCTGCGCAGTGATACCACACTCTCGTATAATCCAATACATTGGCTAAATAGAAAAAAACGATACCTTACTCTCCTATGATCTAATAAATTTGCTAAATAAAATAACATAAGTGTATTCCAAACCGGCTGTATATAAGCCGGTTTTTTCATGTGTTTTGCGACAGCGACAGAGGAGTTGGATGGGAGTGTGGTGTATTCTTTCGTTTGTAGAACGTAGATTGTGCCTTGCGTAGCATCCAAGCTGTGAACTATGAAGCCGTGGAACATAATGTATAGACGAATTAAGTACGTTACCTATCTCTACCGTCAGCTATCTGCGAATAGAGAGCTGGCTATGTTAAAATAAATACACCTAATGCCGCCAGAGAAGCGGAACAGAATACAAGGAAGGAGTGAAACGGTATGAATATCGTATATACGATCCTGCAGGGGGTCGGGATGATCTTTATCGTTATCGCTATTTTTGTGATCATTACGTTGATCCATCTATGGAGGCGCAAAAATAATCGGTAATCACTGCCCAACCTATCGGGACATTTTGATCCATCAGCCACTGAGTTAGCTTTATCGGATACAAAGATAGCTTATCAGCCCTCTTGAAAAGTGTGAAAACGCGTTGTAAAGTGCTATATCATCTATGATTCCCTCTTCCCATCTTCTGGAACTTTATATTCATTTTATGGTAAAAATATATTAAATTGGTTATAGAATGGATATACTGACGAAGGTAACACAAGGTACTGCATTATCACCCGTTACCCATCAGCGAAGTATAGCAATAACGTCAGTTTGCAAGATGGATCAAACGGGAAAACCATGCAAAGGGGAATGGGAATCATGTGGAGGCACAACGTAAAAAAATGGACAGCAGGAGCGGCAACGATGGTGCTTGCTTTCTCACTTACAGCAGGCTCATGGTCAGCACCGGCGTATGCGGCAACAACACCAGTTCAGCAGCATGGACAATTAAAAATTTCGAGCGGTAAGCTGGTGGATGCCAGTGGCAAAGTCGTACAGCTGCGTGGAGTCAGCTCGCATGGAATACAATGGTATGGCGATTATGTAAACAAGGATACGATGAAATGGTTGCGCGATGACTGGGGCATCTCGGTATTTCGGGTAGCCATGTATACAGCGGAAAACGGATACATTTCCAATCCGGCATTGGCAAACAAGGTCAAAGAAGCCGTTGCAGCGGCGAAGGATCTGGGCGTGTATATTATCATCGACTGGCATATTCTGTCGGATAACGATCCGAATATTTACAAAACACAGGCAAAAAGCTTTTTCAGTGAGATGGCGGGATCTTACGGCAATCTGCCCAATGTGATCTATGAAATTGCCAATGAGCCGAACGGCAATGTGAATTGGAATAATCAGATTCGTCCGTACGCGCTGGATGTCACACAAAGTATCCGTGCCAAAGACCCGGATAATGTGATCATTGTCGGTACAGGCACATGGAGTCAGGATATTCACGATGCGGCTGACAACCAATTGCCAGATGCCAATACGATGTATGCGCTACATTTCTACGCGGGTACGCATGGACAATCGCTGCGTGATCGGATCGATTATGCGCGTGGCAAAGGGGCGGCTATTTTCGTTACTGAATGGGGTACGAGTGATGCGTCTGGTAACGGCGGACCGTTTCTGACCGAATCGAAGACGTGGCTCGACTTCCTCAATAGCCGCAATATTAGCTGGGTAAACTGGTCGCTGTCAGATAAAGGAGAAGCCTCCGCTGCGCTGACATCGGGAGCCAGTACAACTGGCGGCTGGACCGATGCCAATCTGACGACTTCCGGCAAATTTGTGCGACAGCAGATCAAGGCAGGTAGCACTAGTACAAGCGGAAGTACAACAACGCCGGGAACGGACAATGGCGGTGGAACCACGACACCTGATCCGAGTACAGGCGGAGGCAGTACAACGCCAACCCAGCCGGACACACCTTCCACGGGTACAGGTTCACTATCCCTGCAATTCCGCAGTGGCGACAACAATCCATCTGACAATGCGATCCGCCCAGTGTTCAATATTCAAAATACCGGGAGTGCGGCGGTCAAGCTGAGTGATGTGAAGGTACGGTATTATTTTAATAATGATGGCAAATCCGGTGACCAGACGTATATCGACTGGGCGAGCGTTGGCGCATCCAATGTGAGCGCGGCATCCAAAGCATGGAGTGGTAACGCGCTGGCAAATCGGTATGTAGAATTCTCGTTTGGCAGCGGAGCGGGTAGCATTCCAGCGGGCGGACAAAGTGGAGAAGTACAGGCACGCATTCATCCGTCGGACTGGAGCAACTTTGACGAGACAAACGATTACTCGTACAACAATGGAAGTACGTCATTTGCCAAATGGAACAAGGTAACGGTGTATCAGCAGGGTAAGCTGGTATGGGGGACGGAGCCGAAGTGATGGAGTATTGCGGGATGACCGTGAGAATCCGATTATTTTGAAAATGAGCAATGAGCAATGATAGCTTTAAAAAAGAGTATGTGCTGATGATGACACATACTCTTTTTTGGCTATAATGATTACGAAAGGTACGAATACATAGGCAGGTGATAGTGATGCAAGAGAATCTACAACGATTAATACATGCTGTGAACAACGGCAAAATGAGAGGTTATGAAGATTATCTCGATCTTCCTGCGTCTTCTGACAAATCTATGGCTACGTCCAAACAATGGATACAGTATGCGATCCAGAAAAGAAAGGAGCGGTACATAGCGTATTATTTTCAGATTGATGTCAATGACTTGTCTATTTATGAAGATGTGGCAATCGAAGAACAAAATGAATATAGCCAGTTGAAGGAAGCGCTGGAATATCTGGTTGAGAAAGGTGCCGATCTAACCAAATTCGCTCCGTTTAAAGGGCAGCGTCCTTTTTAAGATAGAAGTAATACGAAGAAGATTTTATGAGAATATCGTCTATTATTGATCCTCAAATAAAATCGTAATCGAAAAGTATACATAAATGAAAAAAGGCATATACCGTATCATAAGGTATATGCCTTTGTATTCAACTATGATGGATCAAGCCATTATCTCATCCAACATATCTCACTTCACGAACACACTATCTTCCACTGCAACTGACTCAAAAGCTCTGACCTGAGGTGAGTTTGCCGTTCCAGAAGTATAGATAGTTATGCGGGTAAATCCATTGCTCATACACCAATCCAGCGGACTGATAGGTATTGCGGTCGGAAGGCATTCCCCAAGACAGAACCACTTGCTGTGGCGTCATGCCCGCAGATACGCGGTTGTTGCTAATGCTGTTCCATACGGCTTCGCTCCATTTGTATACCGAGCGCGGATTGGTGCCGAACAGGCAGCTGCTGAGCATTTTGCTAACATCGTAGTTGGTATGCAGCGTAACGGCGACTTTGTTGCCATTGGCTTTGCGCAATACCACACTGATCTTGTTATCGTCGCTAATCTGGAAAGAAACAAAGGTTAGTTTTTCCAGATGCTTGAGTCCGGTTCCATTAAACTCACGATTGTCGAACCAGACATTTTTGCCACGCAGAATATTCTGCATTTGCGTTAACGAAGCATCCAATACAAAATCAAACGCTTCGTAGTTGGAGTTTGTATGAATCTCCTCACC
The DNA window shown above is from Paenibacillus sp. JQZ6Y-1 and carries:
- a CDS encoding cellulase family glycosylhydrolase, coding for MWRHNVKKWTAGAATMVLAFSLTAGSWSAPAYAATTPVQQHGQLKISSGKLVDASGKVVQLRGVSSHGIQWYGDYVNKDTMKWLRDDWGISVFRVAMYTAENGYISNPALANKVKEAVAAAKDLGVYIIIDWHILSDNDPNIYKTQAKSFFSEMAGSYGNLPNVIYEIANEPNGNVNWNNQIRPYALDVTQSIRAKDPDNVIIVGTGTWSQDIHDAADNQLPDANTMYALHFYAGTHGQSLRDRIDYARGKGAAIFVTEWGTSDASGNGGPFLTESKTWLDFLNSRNISWVNWSLSDKGEASAALTSGASTTGGWTDANLTTSGKFVRQQIKAGSTSTSGSTTTPGTDNGGGTTTPDPSTGGGSTTPTQPDTPSTGTGSLSLQFRSGDNNPSDNAIRPVFNIQNTGSAAVKLSDVKVRYYFNNDGKSGDQTYIDWASVGASNVSAASKAWSGNALANRYVEFSFGSGAGSIPAGGQSGEVQARIHPSDWSNFDETNDYSYNNGSTSFAKWNKVTVYQQGKLVWGTEPK